GTGATGTTGGGTTTCGTACCTCAACCCAACCTACAAATTACAACAAACATGAAACCGTCACATTATTCTGGTTATGGGTTTTCATTGACAAGAAAACTACAAAAGAGTTAATTTTAAATGTGAGCTATTCAAAAAATTATTGGTCATCATGTCTGAATTAAATCAAGAGTTAAAATACGGCGAAAGAGCCATCACCGAAGGTTCTTTAATTACTTTCCCCAATCCTCGACCCGGTAGAGTTTATAATATTAGTGTTACCCTGCCAGAATTTACCTGTAAATGTCCTTTTTCTGGTTATCCTGACTTTGCCACTATTTACATCAACTACTCTCCAGATCAAACAGTAGTAGAGTTAAAAGCAATAAAACTATATATTAATAACTACCGAGATCGTTATATTTCCCACGAAGAATCGGTTAATCAAATTTTGGATGATTTTGTCAGCACCTGTCACCCTTTATCTATAACCGTCAAAGGTGATTTTTACCCCCGTGGGAATGTCCATACCGTTATCGAGGTTAGCCACACTAAGTAGGTGCTGACAAAAAAATAAAGTCGTAAGGGCAAATTATCAATTATTTAGCGCGTTTGAATACGAGAAATACGGGCATTCTGATAGTAATGAGCTAGAATTTGTTGATAATTAACCCCATTTTGGGCAAGATAAAAAGTTCCCCATTGACTCAAACCGATACCATGACCAAAACCGCGCCCGGATACTTGTAAACCTCCATTAGCAAGGGACATACGAAATAAGGTACTGCGTAAATCCAGCGCCCTCCGCACATCCGCACCTTGTAAACTACGAGAACTGCGATCACCTTCCACTCGTAAAGAAACTACTCGACCTTGGGGGGTAGTTTTTTCAGGCACAATCGCCCGAATATTACCAATATTACCCACCACTTGCCTCAACTGGGAGGGCTCTACACTTTTACTCCACTGAAATACAGGAGAAGTTTGATCGTAATCTACGACTCCCCGTAAATAAGGCAAAGGAGAAGTCCAAATATCCTCCACATTCTCCGTGTGACCACCAGAAGAAGAATGGAACACCGCTAAAATAACCCGTCCATCATAGGTCATAACCTCATCAGCCGTAGATTTTACCGCTTGATGGGTGGTGGTATATTCACTAGCTAAACCCTTATATACTTGCGATTTCGTACTGCTATCCACATCATATTCACCATTACGACTGGTATTGCGTTGATGGAGGGCATAACTGCGCGCCGCCACAGCTTGAGCTTTTAGCGCTTCCTGAGGCCAACTAGGCACAGCTTCAGCGCCCACCACACTATACAAATAATCTTCCATATCTACATAATTAACGGCAGTAACCCCATTACCTTCGGGTAATAGCAATACTCGCCCTCGATACCAATTATCCCCAATCCATACTACTCCATCCCCCGTTGGTTCAAGCCACAAACGACTACCATTCCACTGTCCCAAGTTAACATTGTTCTTGCTAATTTTGGAGTTAAAAGAATTCATCCCGGCTAC
This DNA window, taken from Cyanobacterium sp. T60_A2020_053, encodes the following:
- the queF gene encoding NADPH-dependent 7-cyano-7-deazaguanine reductase QueF produces the protein MSELNQELKYGERAITEGSLITFPNPRPGRVYNISVTLPEFTCKCPFSGYPDFATIYINYSPDQTVVELKAIKLYINNYRDRYISHEESVNQILDDFVSTCHPLSITVKGDFYPRGNVHTVIEVSHTK
- a CDS encoding SpoIID/LytB domain-containing protein encodes the protein MYQRLILKIASKLGLLGFLVLGILSFWHTSALASVELRVLIKKTNPSLTVGSSTPAVIRDAGGKVLGQVAGMNSFNSKISKNNVNLGQWNGSRLWLEPTGDGVVWIGDNWYRGRVLLLPEGNGVTAVNYVDMEDYLYSVVGAEAVPSWPQEALKAQAVAARSYALHQRNTSRNGEYDVDSSTKSQVYKGLASEYTTTHQAVKSTADEVMTYDGRVILAVFHSSSGGHTENVEDIWTSPLPYLRGVVDYDQTSPVFQWSKSVEPSQLRQVVGNIGNIRAIVPEKTTPQGRVVSLRVEGDRSSRSLQGADVRRALDLRSTLFRMSLANGGLQVSGRGFGHGIGLSQWGTFYLAQNGVNYQQILAHYYQNARISRIQTR